The DNA segment CGAATAATATCAGACTGATAAACCGGCAACGGAACGTCAAGCGTTTCCGCAATCTGAGTGTCATGGAACATCGGATCGAAACGACTGCTCCGATCGAAACCTCCCGAATGTTGTAATAGGTGCAGGACCGTAATTTTTTCGAACCGAGGATCCTTAGGTTGCAGAGGCAAATACTTGACGATCGGATCCTTTAGCGAAACGATGCCCTGTTCCACCAGTTGCAGGACTGCGACCGCGGTCAGCGGTTTCGAAATACTCGCAATGCGAAATAAGTGGTGAGGCTGAACCACTTTTTGTGCCTGCCGATCGGTCCACCCGTAACCTCTGGCGTGAACCAATTGTCCGCGTCGTGCTACTGCCACAGAGGCCCCGTGGACTTGATTCTTCAGCATCCAAGGAAGGATTGCATTGTCTAAATCCGCAGCGCCCAACCCCGCTTCCGAACGTTCTTGCGTCCCCCGCTTAGCCGGGGTCGCGGATAGCGACCGCATTGAGCCCAGGGCCAGACCTCCCATGATTGCTGCGTGTGCCGACCGTCGAGGGAAGCGAATGCTGCTGGGAGTCTTGCTGTTCATGGCATTGCCGGATGAGGACGCTAGGCTAATAAGGCGAGGGTTGCCTTAAAAAGTCGTTAATTGTTTCGATCTTTTTGGGCTCTTCTGGCGGCGTGAACCAACGCTCGAAGAATCCAGGCGAATCGGCATCTTCCTCTGATTTTACAGCTGTTGAGGTGCTAGGGAACAAATTCATTGGATTCATTACCGCTGTCGTCTTTTGCCAGCCTCGACCAACGCTTTGGGAAATCTGATTGGCCGTCGACTTTTGAGCCGGTTTTGCCGTCTTTTTCTTGCTCGGTTTATCCGTGGAACTCCAGGTTGGCAGTTTCCAATTAGAAGGCGAAAGGGAGGCAACCCATTTCTCTGCAGGGCTTGCGTCCCCGATTTGCGGAGGCGCACCGACAGCCACAGGAGTCGGGATTAACAGATGGATCGCAACCAGTAATCCTAAGATCGCGTTTATCGTCCGTACGTTCATTGAATCAACCCTCCGGGAAACCTTAATTTCTGGACTTTGGTGTACGGAAAACGGGCACCGGGCGTCAATAGAGATCGATGCTTGCTACAATGAAGTAACGCTTCAATCTTTGCGGTGGAGCTCTTTTTATTGCCTGTCTGAATTTGAAGTTGTATGGCGGATCAACAATGGCTAATCGGGTCGGGTGAGTCCTGCGACTTGCTGGTCGACGAACCGAAGGTTTCCGCTGCGCATTGCCGCCTGAGCCGCAGTGGCAACTTCTACTCCCTAGAAGATCTGGGAAGCACGAACGGAACTTTTGTTGATGGGAAACGTATTCGAGAGCGGCAAACGGTTCAGCCATCGAATCAAATCACGTTGGGAACCTCTTGTCCGATGCCCTGGCCGGACAGCCTAGGAGCCAAGCAGATTGTCCTTATCGGACGGGCACCGGAGAGCGATTTCCGAATCACTCAGCCCAGGATTTCCAACCTGCACGCCCGATTTCTTGTCGGATATCAAGAAACGTGGGTCTTGGAAGATCTACATAGCACGAACGGGATCGCTATCAAGCTTCGGGGCGTTCGGCACCGGGTGAACCGCGCGGTCTCCGTTCAACCCGATCAATCCGTATGGATCGGTAATGAGCAGGTCGCCGTCGAAGACTTGATCGCTGTGGCGGCTGAGAAACCTGAACGCCCGCTACCCGTTTCGATAAAGCCGGCACCGGTTGTCGATTCGTTGGCGTCGGACAAGCGTAAGAAAGTAGCGGAAGCGATGTTGGCCATCGAAGCAGGGCGAACCGAGTCGCAAGGGAATCGGGGAGTCCAGTACCTGTTATGGTTCGGCGCGGGGATGCTGCTGGCGATCTTGTTATATGTCCTTCTGGTCGTCTACGAAGACGAGATTAAATCAAAAATCCGTCTCCAGCCACGAAGTTCTTTTCGTGCCGGGATGCTTGGCTGAGTTGCCAGGTACCGGGACCCAACGCGTTAACAGGTCGTCATAGGTCTGGTTTCCCAGTGCCGGACCAAGCTAAGAAATCGGATGCTGTTTGCGCAGTGGGGCGGCAACCAACTGGTTGGCGTCAGCCTTCACGACGGCTGTGTTATCGCTGTAGATTTTTTCGACCAGATTCTGATAACCGTCCGTCATCGCTTGCAGCGATCCGGAACGGAGGACTAGCTTTCTTCCGGCGGCTCCCATTTGTTTCCGCTGGTCGGGGTCGGCGAGTAAATCGGACACGTACTTTGCTGCCACTTGAACGTCAGCGTTCTGCACCAAGTATCCTGTTTCACCATGTACCACTGACTCGGCGATCGATCCGACATCGTTGCTGACGACCGGTGTTTCGCATGCGAGGGCTTCAAGAATCGAAACAGGGCTCGCTTCGTTGTGAGATGTCAGTAGAAACACATCCAGTGATGCGACGATTTGTGGCGTGTCATGCCGGGTCCCTAGCAGGTGAACCCGATCTTGAATCTGCAGTTCCGCCATCTCCGTTTCGATGTCGGGACGCATCGGACCGTCTCCGACAATGATGAAGTGTGCATTCGGCGTGGTTTCCAAAACCTGTTTGGCAACCTTCAGGAACATCCCATGGTTCTTTTCGGAACGGAGGGCAGCGACAATTCCGACCAACGGCGTGTCGGCTGCTAGTCCCAGTTCTTTGCGAATATTGGATTGGTCTACCGAGCCTTCGGCGGTTGCACGACGGGAGAAGCGATCGGTATCGATTCCGTTGCGGACAACATGGACGCGGTCGGCAGGGAAACGCTCGTGGGATCGCATGAAATCCCCGTGACTGTCGGCAACGGCGATGAAGCCGTCGGTCAATGGCGTCAACATCCGATTCAGCCTACCGACACCATCGGGCCAGCCGGTTGAATGGAGGGCGCTTGCAATCACAGGAACGCCTGCAAACCAAGCCGCCAAACGGCCCCAGAACATTTTGTCGCCGGCCCCGACGGTGATCACCGCGTCGGCTTCGCGTTCTTTGAATAGTTTTCCTAAGCGACGAACGATGCCCAGATCCCATTTACTGTGCAGCAGGTTCGCATGCAGGGGGACGCGATGTGAAATCTGTTGCCCCAGCGGTCCTGGTTCTTTGAGGCAAACAACCTCTCCAACCATCCGTTTTGCATCCAGCCG comes from the Roseimaritima multifibrata genome and includes:
- a CDS encoding FHA domain-containing protein, which gives rise to MADQQWLIGSGESCDLLVDEPKVSAAHCRLSRSGNFYSLEDLGSTNGTFVDGKRIRERQTVQPSNQITLGTSCPMPWPDSLGAKQIVLIGRAPESDFRITQPRISNLHARFLVGYQETWVLEDLHSTNGIAIKLRGVRHRVNRAVSVQPDQSVWIGNEQVAVEDLIAVAAEKPERPLPVSIKPAPVVDSLASDKRKKVAEAMLAIEAGRTESQGNRGVQYLLWFGAGMLLAILLYVLLVVYEDEIKSKIRLQPRSSFRAGMLG
- a CDS encoding glycosyltransferase is translated as MLRRIPFWFRSSKRNNVDRPLKVLFVITSMPVGGAETLLVNLLDRLDAKRMVGEVVCLKEPGPLGQQISHRVPLHANLLHSKWDLGIVRRLGKLFKEREADAVITVGAGDKMFWGRLAAWFAGVPVIASALHSTGWPDGVGRLNRMLTPLTDGFIAVADSHGDFMRSHERFPADRVHVVRNGIDTDRFSRRATAEGSVDQSNIRKELGLAADTPLVGIVAALRSEKNHGMFLKVAKQVLETTPNAHFIIVGDGPMRPDIETEMAELQIQDRVHLLGTRHDTPQIVASLDVFLLTSHNEASPVSILEALACETPVVSNDVGSIAESVVHGETGYLVQNADVQVAAKYVSDLLADPDQRKQMGAAGRKLVLRSGSLQAMTDGYQNLVEKIYSDNTAVVKADANQLVAAPLRKQHPIS